A genomic region of Desulfosarcina ovata subsp. ovata contains the following coding sequences:
- a CDS encoding gamma carbonic anhydrase family protein, whose protein sequence is MLYQFDGRRPQIGKTTYISELAQIIGDVVIGENCYIGHGAILRGDYGRIVIGNETAVEEGVIIHAPPDDTQTIGRRVTMGHGAILHAKSIGDLAVIGMGAIVSLFSQVGEGSIVAEGSVVKSNQAIPDNVVAAGNPARVVRPINDRDEAMWTYGKQLYVDLAAKYLSLGMTPVSR, encoded by the coding sequence ATGCTGTATCAATTTGATGGACGACGGCCACAAATCGGGAAAACGACCTATATCAGCGAACTGGCTCAAATTATCGGTGATGTCGTTATCGGCGAAAACTGTTACATCGGTCATGGTGCCATTCTTCGTGGCGATTACGGCCGGATCGTTATCGGCAATGAAACGGCGGTGGAGGAAGGGGTAATCATTCACGCACCACCTGATGATACGCAAACCATCGGGCGTCGGGTGACCATGGGCCACGGTGCAATCCTGCATGCCAAGTCCATTGGCGATCTGGCCGTTATTGGCATGGGAGCGATCGTCAGCCTCTTCAGCCAGGTCGGTGAGGGCAGCATTGTGGCCGAAGGCAGCGTGGTCAAATCAAATCAGGCAATTCCCGACAATGTCGTTGCGGCCGGAAACCCAGCCAGGGTCGTGAGACCGATCAATGACCGCGATGAGGCCATGTGGACTTACGGAAAGCAGCTTTATGTCGACCTTGCCGCCAAGTACCTCAGCCTGGGAATGACACCGGTATCGCGCTGA
- a CDS encoding NFACT RNA binding domain-containing protein — protein sequence MRKKPARSDPPAPPRVWEYRLPGGFRVMAGKTDADNDRLSLKVAGANDWWFHVRGMPGSHVVLVIEKDRPPDRETLNRAAAIAAYHSKARTGGVVAVSGTLACHVTKPRGAKPGSVQIRKERIFKVRPAIPDTAA from the coding sequence TTGAGAAAAAAGCCCGCACGGTCGGACCCACCGGCCCCGCCGCGGGTCTGGGAATATCGCCTGCCCGGCGGTTTCCGCGTGATGGCGGGCAAAACCGATGCGGACAACGACCGTCTCAGCCTGAAGGTGGCCGGTGCCAATGACTGGTGGTTCCATGTGCGTGGCATGCCCGGCAGCCATGTGGTATTGGTGATCGAAAAAGACCGGCCGCCCGACCGGGAAACCCTTAACCGGGCGGCCGCCATTGCCGCCTACCACAGCAAGGCCCGCACCGGTGGCGTGGTTGCCGTTTCCGGGACCCTGGCCTGCCATGTAACCAAACCCAGGGGGGCGAAACCCGGTAGCGTACAGATCCGTAAAGAGCGGATTTTTAAAGTCCGACCGGCGATACCCGACACCGCCGCCTGA
- a CDS encoding ABC transporter substrate-binding protein, which yields MHSHCALYRLAIWTLLLIIGGSIPTAGTATAGEPIAYRLKWLINASTAGDVVARQQGFFERAGLEVEVKAGGPERDAIRELELGYAQFGVASADQVIRALAKGASVVVVAQLFQVNPLQWIYRAADFSLTKVEDLAGHTVGITYGGNDETIMRALLASAGMDAGQVKLASVRYDYTPFFQKQVAVWPVYRNTQGIFLADKLKAGGETVAFFDPSRYGVRFVANSVVTSRKMLDQHPETVLQFTRALLDGWQAAMDPANEEATITAVAEHDRDTADEVMRRQLAVTRQMIQPDPSIPIGHIDTAAWQQTETIMLNQKLIDKPVSVISRLHPQSGS from the coding sequence ATGCATTCACATTGCGCCCTCTATCGTCTTGCCATCTGGACCCTGCTGCTGATCATCGGCGGCAGCATTCCCACCGCCGGAACCGCAACGGCCGGGGAACCGATCGCCTATCGCCTCAAATGGCTGATCAACGCCAGTACCGCCGGGGATGTGGTCGCCCGGCAGCAGGGCTTCTTCGAGCGAGCGGGCCTGGAGGTTGAGGTCAAGGCCGGTGGGCCGGAACGGGATGCGATCCGGGAACTGGAGCTGGGCTATGCCCAGTTCGGCGTGGCCTCGGCCGATCAGGTCATCCGGGCGCTGGCCAAGGGGGCGTCGGTGGTGGTGGTGGCCCAGCTGTTTCAGGTCAATCCCCTGCAATGGATCTACCGGGCGGCGGATTTTTCCCTGACCAAGGTCGAGGATCTGGCCGGTCATACGGTGGGCATCACCTATGGCGGCAATGACGAAACCATCATGCGCGCCCTGTTGGCATCCGCCGGCATGGATGCCGGCCAGGTCAAACTGGCCAGTGTGCGCTACGACTACACCCCATTTTTCCAAAAACAGGTCGCCGTCTGGCCGGTCTATCGCAACACCCAGGGTATTTTTCTGGCGGACAAGCTCAAGGCCGGCGGCGAGACTGTGGCCTTTTTCGATCCGTCCCGCTACGGGGTCCGTTTCGTGGCCAACAGTGTGGTGACATCCCGGAAAATGCTCGACCAGCACCCGGAAACCGTTCTTCAATTCACCCGTGCCCTTTTGGACGGATGGCAGGCCGCCATGGACCCGGCCAATGAAGAGGCCACCATTACCGCCGTGGCCGAACACGACCGGGACACCGCAGACGAGGTCATGCGACGCCAGTTGGCCGTTACCCGTCAGATGATCCAGCCCGATCCATCGATCCCCATCGGCCATATCGACACGGCCGCCTGGCAGCAAACCGAAACGATCATGCTCAATCAGAAGCTGATCGACAAACCGGTATCGGTGATCAGCCGGCTTCACCCGCAATCGGGCAGCTGA
- a CDS encoding ABC transporter permease, translating into MLHRRIYQFLIVYGLGIGLLFGIKMTLGLSDYVIPGPAGVWHTAKAEFVRYIGDVLDTFFVAVVGQVLSILMALTVGVVGRRATWFGSFIKVAAYNVQAYPIVAIAPILFILLGDGFLTRLVIAAMICYFPLLLSIIGIMGEPVSDIEHFYRVTGRLRWQLEVKIRAFENLNKLTTVVSGSATLAMAGTIVAEFIAANAGIGYSIRIALYQSDLSKILVALFIIGITLSFYQGILELIGAGVKRAWAAG; encoded by the coding sequence ATGCTGCATAGACGCATCTATCAGTTTCTCATCGTCTATGGGCTGGGGATCGGCCTGCTGTTCGGTATCAAAATGACCCTGGGACTCTCCGATTACGTCATCCCGGGGCCGGCTGGGGTCTGGCATACCGCCAAGGCGGAATTTGTGCGTTACATCGGCGATGTCCTGGACACCTTTTTCGTGGCCGTCGTCGGCCAGGTGCTGTCCATCCTCATGGCCCTGACCGTGGGGGTGGTCGGACGCCGGGCAACCTGGTTCGGCTCGTTCATCAAGGTGGCCGCGTACAATGTTCAGGCTTACCCCATCGTGGCCATCGCACCGATTCTGTTTATCCTGCTGGGCGACGGTTTTCTCACCCGCCTGGTGATTGCCGCCATGATCTGCTATTTCCCATTGCTGCTCTCCATTATCGGCATCATGGGCGAACCGGTGAGCGACATCGAGCATTTCTACCGCGTCACCGGTCGGCTGCGCTGGCAGCTGGAGGTCAAGATCCGGGCCTTCGAAAATCTCAACAAGCTGACCACGGTGGTCTCGGGCAGCGCCACCCTGGCCATGGCCGGCACCATTGTCGCCGAATTCATCGCCGCCAATGCCGGCATCGGCTACAGCATCCGCATTGCACTCTACCAGAGTGATCTGTCCAAAATTCTGGTGGCCCTGTTCATCATCGGCATCACCCTCTCCTTTTACCAGGGAATTCTGGAATTGATCGGAGCCGGGGTGAAACGCGCCTGGGCCGCCGGCTAA
- a CDS encoding ATP-binding cassette domain-containing protein — protein sequence MIACHDITFCYPGAETPLFEGLTIEIDRPGFHALFGPSGVGKTTLAKIISGDIDTFSGQVSLSTAKPCLYTFNRERLPGWSPVGRHLEKTTPAGRGPLRDELIEHFGLSPLMGLRFSQLSMGQCNRVNLLRYLLQDFDILIMDESLANVDDPTRQTILYRIKALFPETIFLYISHNVVEVARFCDRIIVCRGAHRAPQVDQIRGQNHRADQPLDKEAMEHAMLEIMNAA from the coding sequence ATGATCGCATGTCATGACATCACGTTTTGTTATCCGGGCGCCGAGACTCCGCTCTTCGAGGGACTCACCATCGAGATCGACCGGCCGGGTTTCCACGCCCTTTTCGGCCCTTCCGGCGTTGGCAAAACCACCCTGGCAAAAATTATTTCAGGTGATATCGATACCTTTTCTGGCCAGGTCTCACTGTCCACGGCAAAACCCTGCCTTTACACCTTCAACCGTGAACGCCTGCCCGGCTGGTCACCCGTGGGCAGGCATCTTGAAAAGACCACCCCGGCCGGTCGCGGCCCCCTGCGCGATGAGCTGATTGAGCATTTCGGTCTCTCCCCGCTCATGGGCCTGCGTTTTTCGCAACTCTCCATGGGGCAATGCAACCGGGTCAACCTACTGCGCTACCTGCTGCAGGATTTTGACATCCTGATCATGGACGAAAGCCTGGCCAATGTGGACGATCCCACCCGCCAGACGATTCTGTATCGAATCAAGGCGCTCTTTCCGGAAACGATATTCCTCTATATCTCTCACAACGTTGTGGAGGTGGCACGCTTTTGCGACCGGATCATTGTCTGCCGCGGCGCCCACCGCGCCCCCCAGGTCGATCAGATCCGCGGCCAGAACCATCGGGCCGACCAGCCCCTGGACAAGGAGGCCATGGAGCACGCCATGCTGGAGATCATGAATGCTGCATAG
- a CDS encoding intermembrane phospholipid transport protein YdbH family protein — protein sequence MAGKRLWRTVLPVGVVVLAVLAVLLMAGYLYLPTLVSNFLPGDQIRRLGFTHFNARISSIGPYRTTAGPFVFGPAEQPALSIGAITLAYTPGELRHKKIRRIVVSDVVINARLAPEGIVFPGFDMAAMTDDRTAASPATGEATAIPEITLEKLEIQSGRINLALGDAQVRIPFALDLFPHGTGLTAADLSLRLFPRDQPLAVSARVDLAGHTADITFEGQNLFLDAFADLIHRIPDLDLTGRVSISAKTTVDWAPLSIRGVRAKMVWHDGRMAYGDILFAPTGDDAAVVSVESADAATWQMSTAGLLMRQPASLALSAVAARLVFDDDRRAVTGDARLAVLPFTVAGALPVSLADRLPLNLDFEVVQTMTGGWTARLTSGNTTKTGESAPVALTVGPVSVAADPPVFNLTAGGDGDQGEARWSLNLTSIRASAHKNRIRLPSLSGQGSLQFLLGAAPAIQKAEATVQLPELTLDGAGFSGRLAKLELSARSVSSDSVGLPMAARLHIGDGRLDHPASGLRMKGIRLDLPLNRAAGTRAKAGTFSIARILQHQRTLGALKGRIVPKADTFAVAADLSSDLLPGLAATLHSTVRTVGEGVGDVDLTVNLPVYALPADTDLGRFVPAAAGVAVSGGVSARATASITGGQLTGVLDLTLVDGGLRMEEKKIALSGIQAALNFPDLPRIRSAPAQTIHFARASMGAIVVDGGSFDVQVESAKTFFVEKGRFSWCDGKVDTGSLRITAGRQDYVASLYCQRLALSRILEQLGAVNAKGTGTLNGRIPIAYRDGKVCFDDGFLFSTPGEGGQIQLTGTDILTRGIPAGTPQFAQVELAREALKDYAYNWAKLGLVSEGEDFVMRLQFDGKPAHPLPFVYKKEIGSFVRVEAGGQGSVFQGIGLDVNLRLPLNQLLQYKDIVNMIQ from the coding sequence ATGGCAGGCAAACGCCTTTGGCGGACGGTGCTTCCGGTTGGGGTGGTGGTGTTGGCCGTATTGGCCGTGCTGCTGATGGCCGGGTATCTCTACCTGCCGACGCTGGTGAGCAATTTTTTACCCGGCGACCAGATCCGGCGCCTGGGGTTTACCCATTTCAATGCACGGATTTCGTCCATCGGGCCCTACCGGACCACCGCCGGACCGTTTGTTTTCGGTCCTGCCGAGCAGCCGGCCCTTTCCATCGGCGCCATTACCTTGGCCTACACCCCCGGCGAACTGCGCCACAAGAAGATTCGCCGGATTGTGGTCAGCGATGTGGTGATCAATGCCCGCCTGGCACCCGAGGGCATCGTTTTCCCCGGATTTGACATGGCCGCCATGACGGACGACAGGACGGCCGCCTCACCGGCCACCGGCGAGGCCACTGCCATTCCGGAGATCACGCTGGAGAAGCTGGAAATTCAAAGTGGACGGATCAACCTCGCCCTGGGCGACGCCCAGGTCCGGATTCCCTTTGCGCTGGATCTTTTTCCGCACGGGACCGGGCTGACCGCTGCCGATCTCAGCTTGCGCCTGTTTCCCCGTGACCAGCCGCTGGCCGTCTCCGCCCGGGTGGACCTCGCCGGGCATACGGCGGACATCACCTTCGAGGGGCAAAACCTTTTTCTGGATGCCTTTGCCGATCTGATCCACCGCATTCCCGACCTGGATCTCACCGGCCGGGTCAGCATAAGCGCAAAGACCACTGTGGACTGGGCGCCACTATCCATCCGCGGTGTCCGGGCCAAAATGGTCTGGCACGACGGCAGGATGGCCTACGGTGACATTCTTTTTGCACCCACGGGCGATGATGCCGCGGTGGTTTCGGTCGAGTCGGCCGATGCGGCGACCTGGCAGATGAGTACTGCCGGCCTGCTGATGCGGCAACCGGCATCGCTGGCCCTGTCAGCGGTGGCTGCCCGGCTCGTGTTTGACGATGACCGCCGGGCCGTGACCGGTGATGCACGGCTGGCGGTCCTGCCGTTTACCGTCGCGGGCGCGTTGCCGGTCTCCCTGGCCGATCGGCTGCCCTTGAACCTCGACTTTGAAGTGGTCCAAACCATGACTGGCGGGTGGACAGCCCGTCTGACGTCGGGTAATACCACCAAAACAGGCGAATCTGCGCCAGTGGCATTGACTGTCGGCCCGGTGAGCGTTGCTGCCGATCCGCCGGTGTTCAATCTGACCGCCGGTGGCGACGGGGACCAGGGAGAGGCCCGCTGGTCCCTGAACCTGACGTCCATCCGGGCTTCCGCCCACAAAAACAGGATCCGGCTGCCATCGCTATCTGGCCAGGGATCGCTGCAGTTTTTGTTGGGTGCCGCGCCTGCCATCCAGAAGGCCGAGGCAACGGTTCAACTGCCCGAGCTGACCCTGGACGGGGCGGGTTTTTCCGGCAGGCTGGCCAAGCTGGAACTGTCGGCCCGGTCGGTGTCATCCGACAGCGTCGGTCTCCCCATGGCCGCCCGTCTGCACATCGGCGATGGCCGCCTCGACCATCCGGCCAGCGGTCTGCGGATGAAGGGGATACGGTTGGATCTGCCCCTGAACCGTGCCGCCGGAACCCGCGCCAAGGCGGGAACCTTTTCCATCGCGCGCATTCTGCAGCACCAGCGAACCCTGGGGGCGCTCAAGGGGCGAATCGTCCCCAAAGCCGATACATTTGCCGTGGCCGCCGATCTGTCCAGTGACCTGCTGCCGGGCCTGGCCGCCACGCTTCACAGCACGGTCCGTACGGTCGGCGAAGGGGTCGGCGATGTCGACCTGACCGTGAATTTGCCGGTTTATGCATTGCCGGCCGACACCGACCTGGGACGTTTTGTTCCGGCGGCTGCCGGCGTGGCCGTTTCCGGTGGGGTATCGGCCCGGGCCACGGCGTCGATCACGGGTGGCCAGTTGACCGGCGTACTGGATCTTACCCTGGTCGACGGCGGGTTGCGCATGGAGGAAAAGAAGATTGCGCTATCGGGGATTCAGGCCGCCCTGAATTTTCCGGACCTGCCGCGTATCCGCTCGGCGCCGGCCCAGACGATCCATTTTGCCCGGGCGTCCATGGGCGCCATTGTGGTGGACGGCGGCAGCTTTGATGTTCAGGTGGAATCGGCAAAGACTTTTTTTGTTGAAAAGGGGCGTTTTTCCTGGTGCGACGGCAAGGTGGACACCGGATCCCTGCGCATCACCGCCGGTCGCCAGGATTACGTGGCCAGCCTCTATTGCCAGCGGCTGGCGCTGTCCCGCATCCTTGAACAGCTGGGGGCGGTGAACGCCAAGGGCACGGGCACCCTCAACGGGCGGATTCCCATCGCCTACCGCGACGGCAAGGTCTGTTTTGACGACGGCTTCCTTTTTTCCACACCCGGTGAAGGCGGTCAGATTCAGCTGACCGGAACCGATATTCTCACCCGCGGCATTCCGGCCGGAACGCCGCAGTTCGCCCAGGTGGAGCTGGCCCGGGAAGCGCTCAAGGATTACGCCTACAACTGGGCCAAACTCGGTCTGGTCTCCGAGGGTGAGGATTTTGTCATGCGCCTGCAGTTCGACGGCAAGCCGGCCCATCCGCTGCCGTTTGTCTACAAAAAGGAGATCGGCAGCTTTGTGCGCGTGGAGGCCGGCGGACAGGGATCGGTCTTTCAGGGGATCGGGCTGGACGTCAACCTGCGCCTTCCCCTGAACCAGCTTTTACAGTATAAAGATATCGTCAACATGATCCAGTAA
- a CDS encoding YnbE family lipoprotein, translating into MFKAASLLFLAISLAFLGMSGCATHHEVEVKPVEIKPIHITIDVNVKVDRALDDFFGDIDETAQEIKQAE; encoded by the coding sequence ATGTTCAAAGCGGCGTCGTTATTATTTCTGGCCATATCGCTGGCCTTTTTGGGAATGTCGGGCTGTGCCACCCACCATGAAGTGGAGGTCAAACCGGTGGAGATCAAACCCATCCACATTACCATCGACGTGAACGTCAAGGTGGATCGGGCGCTGGATGATTTCTTCGGCGACATCGACGAAACCGCCCAGGAAATCAAACAGGCCGAATAA
- a CDS encoding YdbL family protein has translation MNQMRDWRLAVLAAAAVLLFAAVAFGGGIKDRMKERLPEIIKLKAAGVIGEDNQGYLAFVGGKQQQQALVDAENQDRKRVYDAIAKQQGTTADLVGQRRALQIAEKAKPGEWIQNAGGKWIQK, from the coding sequence ATGAATCAGATGCGCGATTGGCGATTGGCGGTGTTGGCGGCCGCGGCAGTTCTGCTTTTTGCGGCAGTGGCTTTCGGCGGCGGCATTAAAGACCGCATGAAAGAGCGCCTGCCGGAAATCATCAAACTCAAGGCGGCCGGCGTCATCGGCGAAGACAACCAGGGATATCTCGCCTTTGTGGGCGGCAAACAGCAGCAACAGGCCCTGGTGGATGCGGAGAACCAGGACCGCAAACGGGTCTACGATGCCATCGCCAAGCAGCAGGGCACCACGGCCGATCTGGTCGGCCAGCGTCGGGCCCTGCAGATTGCCGAAAAAGCCAAACCCGGCGAGTGGATTCAGAATGCAGGCGGCAAGTGGATTCAGAAATAG
- a CDS encoding alpha/beta fold hydrolase, translating into MDSEIALALPLDIVLPERGERLEGVWIEPAAPSAPTLIFLHEGLGCVALWRDFPARLAAATGCGVLIYSRLGYGRSDPCALPRPIDFMHHEGLSVLPAVIRQTGIGEHILVGHSDGGSIALIHAGWVATPGLKGVVTLAAHVFCEALTCESIADARVRYLEGDLKARLAAYHGDNTDCAFWGWNDVWLHPDFRHWNIEAFLPGIGVPVLAIQGEKDPYGTRAQVDSIRQKTGSAVQVAMIPDCGHAPHLEKKDAVLATVGEFVRSLF; encoded by the coding sequence GTGGATTCAGAAATAGCCCTAGCGCTGCCGCTGGACATTGTTTTGCCGGAAAGGGGTGAGCGCCTGGAGGGTGTATGGATCGAACCGGCTGCGCCGTCTGCCCCCACCCTGATTTTTCTTCACGAAGGGTTGGGCTGCGTTGCCCTGTGGCGGGATTTCCCGGCCCGGCTGGCCGCCGCCACCGGCTGTGGCGTGCTGATTTACAGTCGCCTGGGATACGGCCGTTCCGATCCCTGCGCGTTGCCGCGACCCATCGATTTCATGCACCATGAGGGGCTCAGCGTCCTGCCGGCGGTGATCCGGCAGACCGGTATCGGCGAGCACATTCTGGTGGGCCACTCCGACGGCGGCTCCATCGCCCTGATTCATGCCGGCTGGGTCGCTACGCCGGGCCTGAAGGGTGTGGTGACCCTGGCGGCCCACGTGTTCTGCGAAGCGCTCACCTGCGAATCCATCGCCGATGCCCGTGTGCGATACCTTGAGGGAGACCTGAAGGCGCGCCTGGCCGCCTATCACGGTGACAATACGGATTGTGCCTTCTGGGGCTGGAACGATGTCTGGCTGCACCCGGATTTCCGGCACTGGAACATCGAGGCGTTCCTACCGGGTATCGGTGTGCCCGTACTGGCCATCCAGGGGGAAAAGGATCCGTACGGTACCCGGGCCCAGGTTGACTCGATCCGGCAGAAGACCGGCAGTGCCGTGCAGGTGGCGATGATTCCCGACTGCGGGCACGCTCCCCATCTGGAGAAAAAGGACGCCGTGCTGGCCACGGTGGGTGAATTCGTGCGAAGCCTTTTCTAA
- a CDS encoding mechanosensitive ion channel family protein translates to MMEKLREMIEQFWLLVVDVWEKGLLETSLGRIFVALGIVLVAVLVRGLFVRIVIGRLKGLAGRTRTRLDDEAMAVLERPMAFIPVVVGVYFAVDYLGLSGGLKLFADRLVRSLIVWVIFWAFRNLVPPLSLVLRQLEKYFTASMVDWLIKAINVALMFIGAATILEVWGIRIGPIIAGLGLFGVAVALGAQDLFKNLIAGMLIIAEKRFNPGDWIKVGGEVEGTVETIGFRSTLIRQFDKAPVYVPNAKLSDNSLINYSRMSHRRIYWVIGVEYRTTVDQLRTIRDGIEDYLRRTDAFDTTPAVPTFVRIDRFSDSSIDIMVYCFTRTTAWGEWLAIKEALACEIKRIVETAGAAFAFPSQSIYVETLPPETPEVFVPENERGLSTPPPKDVGAAR, encoded by the coding sequence ATGATGGAAAAACTGCGCGAAATGATCGAACAATTCTGGCTGCTGGTGGTGGATGTCTGGGAGAAGGGGCTGCTGGAGACCAGCCTGGGTCGTATTTTCGTGGCCCTGGGCATCGTGCTCGTGGCCGTGCTGGTGCGGGGTCTGTTTGTGCGTATCGTCATCGGCCGCCTGAAAGGACTGGCCGGCCGGACCCGCACGCGCCTGGACGACGAAGCCATGGCCGTGCTGGAACGGCCCATGGCGTTTATCCCCGTGGTCGTGGGGGTCTATTTTGCCGTTGACTACCTGGGGCTGTCCGGCGGCCTGAAGCTTTTTGCCGACCGCCTGGTGCGTTCGCTGATCGTCTGGGTGATCTTCTGGGCTTTTCGAAACCTGGTGCCGCCCCTGTCGCTGGTGCTGCGACAGCTGGAGAAATATTTCACCGCGTCCATGGTGGACTGGCTGATCAAGGCCATCAATGTGGCCCTGATGTTCATCGGTGCCGCCACCATCCTGGAGGTCTGGGGCATCCGTATCGGGCCGATCATCGCCGGTCTGGGCCTGTTCGGGGTGGCTGTGGCCCTGGGGGCCCAGGATTTGTTTAAAAACCTGATTGCCGGCATGCTGATCATTGCCGAAAAGCGGTTCAATCCCGGCGACTGGATCAAAGTGGGCGGAGAGGTGGAGGGCACGGTGGAGACCATCGGCTTCCGGTCCACATTGATCCGACAGTTTGACAAGGCGCCGGTCTATGTGCCCAACGCCAAATTATCCGACAACTCCCTGATCAATTACAGCCGCATGAGCCACCGGCGGATCTATTGGGTGATCGGGGTGGAATACCGTACCACGGTGGACCAGCTGCGGACCATCCGGGACGGTATCGAGGATTACCTGCGCCGGACCGACGCCTTTGACACCACACCGGCGGTTCCCACCTTTGTGCGCATTGACCGCTTCAGCGATTCGTCCATCGATATCATGGTTTACTGTTTTACCCGGACCACCGCGTGGGGGGAGTGGCTGGCCATCAAGGAGGCCCTGGCCTGTGAGATCAAGCGCATCGTCGAAACGGCCGGTGCGGCATTCGCCTTTCCCAGCCAATCGATCTATGTGGAGACGCTGCCCCCGGAAACGCCCGAGGTGTTCGTGCCTGAGAACGAACGTGGCCTGAGTACTCCCCCGCCGAAAGATGTTGGGGCGGCTAGGTAA
- a CDS encoding lactate utilization protein, with amino-acid sequence MDNPIPTYWTIRLQRVKKALDANNFDVYIADNKDMAKKLAYDTIIPAMAPKTISWGGSITFVGTRLYEALKNDPRYTVLDTYDKGLSPEQSVQLRREALLADLFISGTNAVTETGHLVNLDMIGNRVAALTFGPKHVLLFIGRNKLVADQAAAMARIKNYAAPVNVMRLEKKSPCGKTGRCENCSSPDRICNTWTITEKSFPKQRIKIVLINEDMGF; translated from the coding sequence ATGGACAATCCCATTCCAACATACTGGACCATTCGGCTTCAACGCGTCAAAAAGGCACTCGACGCCAACAACTTTGATGTCTATATTGCCGACAACAAGGATATGGCCAAAAAGCTCGCCTATGACACCATCATCCCGGCCATGGCGCCCAAAACCATCTCCTGGGGCGGCTCCATAACCTTTGTGGGCACCCGGCTTTATGAAGCCTTGAAAAATGACCCCCGCTACACGGTGCTGGACACTTACGACAAGGGCCTTTCGCCTGAGCAGAGCGTCCAGCTGAGGCGGGAAGCCCTGCTGGCGGACCTTTTTATCAGCGGTACCAACGCGGTCACCGAGACCGGCCATCTGGTCAATCTGGACATGATCGGCAACCGGGTGGCGGCCCTGACCTTCGGGCCCAAACATGTCCTCCTTTTCATCGGCCGCAACAAACTGGTGGCTGATCAGGCGGCCGCCATGGCGCGGATCAAAAACTACGCCGCACCGGTCAACGTGATGCGGCTGGAAAAGAAAAGCCCCTGCGGCAAAACCGGCCGCTGCGAGAACTGCAGCAGCCCTGACCGCATCTGCAACACCTGGACGATTACCGAGAAAAGCTTTCCCAAGCAGCGCATTAAAATTGTGTTGATCAATGAAGACATGGGGTTTTAA
- a CDS encoding STAS domain-containing protein, with the protein MDLSVTSRQKMDGVYIIAPCGRLDTNTYPVLEERVDVVLKEKPHTLVFDMELLDYISSMGVRVVAKAQKAMKPYYGKVVLLNLQPQIQKVFDIIKALPSRQVFSSMNELDDYLDRMQRQVIG; encoded by the coding sequence TTGGATCTATCCGTAACATCCAGACAGAAAATGGACGGAGTTTACATCATCGCCCCTTGCGGTCGACTGGACACCAACACCTACCCGGTGCTGGAAGAACGGGTGGATGTGGTACTGAAGGAGAAACCCCACACCCTGGTATTCGACATGGAATTGCTCGACTACATTTCCAGCATGGGGGTACGGGTGGTCGCCAAGGCCCAGAAGGCCATGAAGCCGTATTATGGCAAGGTGGTCCTGCTCAACCTTCAACCGCAAATTCAGAAGGTGTTCGACATCATCAAGGCCCTGCCCTCCCGTCAGGTCTTTTCCAGCATGAATGAACTGGACGACTACCTGGATCGAATGCAGCGGCAGGTGATCGGCTGA